TTTTCCAAGATCGTTACAAAGCCACCCGGTTGACCGATGAAGCCTCGTTGCTGGCATGTGCGGCGTACGTGGATTTGAACCCCATTCGAGCCGCGATCTGCGAGCGACTCGAAGAGAGCGACTTCACTTCAGTGCAGTGCCGAATCGAGGCAGCGCAAGAGCGAGCCCAAGACGAATCATTTGCTAACATTCAGTCGCAGCGAACGCCTGCGGCGAAATTGCGTCATCGGCGTGATTCGTTCCTGTCTCCGGTTTCGATCGACGAGCTACTCGATCCGGTAGGCCCCTGTGCGAGTGAGTCGGAAGAACGCTGCAGTGAGAAAGGTTTTCTGGCCATGTCGCTGGCGAGCTACTTGGAATTGCTGGACTGGACCGCCCGCCAGACGGCCTCAGGCAAACGAGGCAAAACGCCTGCGAGTGTCCCACCCATACTGCAGCGTCTGGGCTTGGACCGGGCTTCGTGGTGTGAACTGGTTAGCGATTTTGGCAAGCTGTTTTGTACGGTAGCGGGCCGCCCCGGTTGTGTTGACGCGATGCGTAGTCACCGCACGCATCGCCGCTACCACATGCGTCGGCGGGCAAGAGAGCTATTCGCGGACGCTGGTTAAACGGGACGATCGCATCTTCTTCGCTCCAGCGGATCACCTTCCCGGGTCGATAACGCTTGAGGTGCACACTTTCGGGCTGCCAAGACGGCAAAGTAGCTCGTTTCGGTACCTGAGCGGCTGGAGAGATCTCAGGGATTGCCGTCTACTCCCCAACGGGCCGCTTGCCAGGGGTCAACAAAGTGTCGTGTCCCCAGGTTTTCCCGCTGGGTGTGAGAAAACGAATTCGTGAAAGATCGACGCCGAAGCGGTCGATCGGTTTCATGCCCAGGGTTGAGTGAACGGTCGAGTTGTAGTCGCCTTCGACCCATGCACTGAACTGTTTGTTAAGGCTTTCGATCGAAGAGAGATCCAGGTTGCGGATCAAGAACTGGTCACGGACTCGGCGGAAGAAGCGTTCAATTTTCCCTTTCGCTGCCGCGTCGCGCACCGCCGTGTGACGCAGGATGCAGCCTACACGCGCCGCTATCAGCGTGATTTCCTGGCAACAGTAGATCGAGCCGTTATCAACGTAGAGCTGTTCGGGAAGACCGCGTTTGTAAAACGCACAGCGGATTGCCTTGACCATCGAGTCGACGTTCTCTTCAAAGAAGAACTCGCCGTGGCACAGCACACGGCTGGCGTCATCAATGAACGCAATCAGCTTGGCTTGTCGGCCGACGATGTGCGGCCCGAACATCGTGTCGGCCTGCCAAAGCTGGTTAGCGTACTGCATGCTGAAGGCCCGACGCTGATCCACACGATACTGCTGGAGTTCCCGAGGCTCTAGATCGATATGGCAGGGCATCAGCGCCAGCCTACCGGGTTTCAGTTTGGAGCACTGCGCGCATCCAAAGGGGCGGGGTCGAGGCGAGGTACGATTGATTTTTGAGAAAGGCGGGTTGCGAGTTGCGGGTTACGAGGGCGGGCGAGACTGTACCGAATTAGCGGTGTAACAATCGCTGCCACTTGCGACAACAATTCGGCCCAAAACCGGCGGGAAGTGCGACCAAAGCGAGGCCGGTAACAGATAATGCATGCTAGCAATGCGATCGTCGACAGGCGGGCAAATGGGACACTCGTCGTAACGTGAGTGAGGTTCGCAAACGCCAAACCGCATATGACGCCCGCGGCAACCTTCGCGAGCGCCGTCACCCGCAGCGGCAACATCGGCCTCCGTCACGGTCTCCATATGCCCTCTTCGTAGCCCTCCCGGCATCGAAATCTTCGCTTTACACGGCGTTTTCTAGCTTTCAGGAATTAATTTCGCATTCCGTGTTGCGCCCTCGCGATAGGTATGAGTGTCAACGGCAGGAGCGGTTTGAAACGACTGGTCCGTACGCTACTGAAGCGACGCCGTACCCCAAAACCCTGTAGAAGAGATACGTGATGACGAAAAAGAAACGTCAAAATCCAAGTTCAACGCCATCAGAAGGTGAAGAACAATCGGCGCGGGCAGCACTCAGCAAAGACGAAATCGTTCGCCGTTGGCGAAAAATCAAATCCAGTTTCCCCGATATGAGTGAAGCTGAACGAGTCGACGAATTTCGGAGGTTCTGGGAGTTTGAACTCGAAGCCACGGAGCTGGACCCAGCGGCAGACTGCCTTTACAGCAGTACTCCCATCATGCGGGTGTTCACAATCTGCCACGATGAACTGGCAAAAGGCTATCTCAGCTTTAAAGGAGAGAAGCTCTCGACGCATGAAGAAACCATGGTTGCCGTGCAGGACGTGAAAGACTCCATCGCGGCGACGATTTGTCGTCTTGGCGGAGTCGTCAAAGAGGGCGACGGACCTGACTTTGGATACCTGCCATTAGACAAGCCATCCAGTCGCTTCCACGGATTCCAGGAAGGATTCGGGAGCGACGATCATCTGGTCGGCATGTTCTTCTCAGAAGTAAGTCGCACCGCAGCGATCCAGAAGGTGACAGCTGAATGGGGCCAATATGGAGTCAGGTCCGAACCCTATCGCGAAGGAGGTGACGTGCACTACGCGAAAAAAGAAATTCGGAATTTCAATTTCGACAAGAAAGAATTTCGAAAACAGTTTGCCAAACTCTCCCATGAAGATCGATTGACCGCAATCGATGACCTGTCGGCGAATGGCATCCAGTTTAAGAGCAAAGATCGAAAGACTCATTTTGACTACAAGACTCGCTCGATCCCTTTTGGCGAGGGAAAGAATTCACGCTGCTTCTCCTATGAATTCCAACTCGGACACTCGAAAGGAAGTCTTCCGCCCGCACATGAAAAACGTGACGGAGTCGATCGAATCGAACGCACCTTGCTAGGCATTATCGCCAAACACGATGGATTTGTAACACGAATCCAACGCGATATCTTGGGCCTACCAAAACCGTGCATGAAACTTCAAGACTCCGAAAACTCATATGGCTACGGGAATATTCAAGTCCAGTTTCCCAACGAAACTGCGAGAAGGCGCGCCTCAGAGGAAGTGTTTGAAACCTTGGCCAGCGACGGGGTTCGTTTTGAATCGGAAGCAGGAGAAACGCTCTCCGTTGATGAGCAGATTGCCAAAGCACACCAAGAGCTTGCCTCCAAACGCAAGGAGCTCGATTCATCTTGGAGTTCCCTGAGATCGATGCAAGAATTCCATCGGGACGGAGTAGCCGAATGCTTAGATGACGAAGCCAGGCTGAATCAACGAGAAATCGAATTCAAGGATTTTGAAAGTGAGGTAGCCGAACGCTTGGAAGAGCTAAGTCGTGAGCAGACGGATTCCAGCGACGGTGAATCGATGTGCACGTAATCGAGCACGCGTCGCAATAGGATTGGTGAAGCGATCGATGGTAACGGCAAGAGTTCCACGAGCACCCCGCCTTCAAACGCGATGCTCGAGGGGCTATGCCGTACTTTCGAAGCGCGTGCTGCCAGCACACCTGGAACCGGGAAGATGCTTGCAGTCGAACGGTCTGAGCGGAAGTCTCTAATAGCCAATGAAAGTCTGCGATCCCCATCGGGGTCGCAGGCTTTTGCTGTTGCCCCATCCCGGCCATGCAGCGCATTGACTCCGGCGACCAGCGGCGATTCAACAGCCGAAGGCGTGCCCAGTAACGCATGACGGGATCCAGGACTTGATTAGTCTCGCGTACGCTGTCTGAGTCACGTAGGTCTCGGCATACGTAACCTGCAATTGGCTTTATAAAATCCGGCTTTTAAACCGCTCTTCGATACGCCTGGCAGCGAAGAGGGGAGCATCCCCAAGGGGCGTTGTTCACCAGTTCCCAGAAACAGCACAGCGGAACTCGGAGCAACACCGACAGATTGGGTGTACCTTGAGGCAGGCGACAGCGACGAATCGTGAGCAAGTGCGGCACGGCCGCCACCGGTTCGCATGACTCGCTACACTGAGTGTGAAGTTCACCATTGCGAGGTTGCCCATGGGTTGGCGGCAGCAGTTCGTTTGGCAATAACTTCGATATTCTCACGCCAGTTCGACTGGCAAACTTCTCCAAGATTTGATTGGATTGATTCGATGAAACTGACTGATTTTTACAACGAAGTGTCACGCCGAGTGGACACTGACAAGACCGCTATCTCGGTTGCGGAAACAAAACGAGTGCTCAGCGAAGCATTCATGGTGCTAGCTGGCATGGACGCAACGGAGTCAGCGGACACAATCTCCAAAGGGTTAACCACGGCCAAGAAGAAGCTTTCGAAGTAGTCGGATGTTTCGACAACGGATCTCGCAGCGAGATGACCCATGAACGAAACAGATGTTTGCAAGCACAATCAAGGTGCGTGGGATCAGCTAGTCAATCAAGCGGATCGTTGGACCAAGCCGGTGGATCGAGAGACTGTCGAAAGAGCGAGAACTGGCGATTTCACCATCGTGCTGACTCCCACCAAACCGGTCCCTGCCGATTGGTTCCCACCGCTCAATGGATCGGACACTCTTTGTCTCGCTTCAGCCGGTGGTCAGCAGGCTCCGATCCTTGCCGCAGCTGGTGCGAAAGTGACCGTGTTCGACAACTCCCCGAAGCAGTTGGACCAAGACAGATTCGTAGCAGACCGAGACGGACTCGAAATGAAGTTTGTCGAAGGCGATATGGCCGACTTGTCAATGTTTTCTGACGAGTCGTTCGACTTCATCTTTCATCCCTGCTCTAACACGTTTGTGCCGAAGGTGATTCCAGTCTGGCAAGAATGCCATCGTGTACTCCGCAGTGGTGGCGTTCTGATGGCTGGCTTCACCAACGCAATGCGATTCATATTTGATGATGAACGCAAAGAGAACGGCAATCTGGAAGTCAGATACGCTCTTCCGTATTCAGATTTGGACCACGTCGATGAAGAACACATACGGGCGACGATACGTGCCGGAAAACCGCTTGAGTTCGGTCACACTCTGGAAGATCAGATCGGAGGGCAGTTGCGAGCAGGTCTGCTGCTGACGGGACTATATGAAGATCGGTTTGGTAAACCCGACAACGACCCTCTGTCCGCATTTCTCGACACGTTCATTGCCACTCGTGCAGTCAAGCCATGAGCAGTGGATTGGGGTGTTCACTGGCTCAGTGGTCATACTCGTGATTTCCCGCCTAGCGATTTGATGGATCGGGGCGCAACGACCAAATGAACTGCCGCTCGTCGGCTTGATCTGGCTCCTGGTTCCTGTTGAAG
This genomic window from Allorhodopirellula heiligendammensis contains:
- a CDS encoding DDE-type integrase/transposase/recombinase; translation: MPCHIDLEPRELQQYRVDQRRAFSMQYANQLWQADTMFGPHIVGRQAKLIAFIDDASRVLCHGEFFFEENVDSMVKAIRCAFYKRGLPEQLYVDNGSIYCCQEITLIAARVGCILRHTAVRDAAAKGKIERFFRRVRDQFLIRNLDLSSIESLNKQFSAWVEGDYNSTVHSTLGMKPIDRFGVDLSRIRFLTPSGKTWGHDTLLTPGKRPVGE
- a CDS encoding class I SAM-dependent methyltransferase — translated: MNETDVCKHNQGAWDQLVNQADRWTKPVDRETVERARTGDFTIVLTPTKPVPADWFPPLNGSDTLCLASAGGQQAPILAAAGAKVTVFDNSPKQLDQDRFVADRDGLEMKFVEGDMADLSMFSDESFDFIFHPCSNTFVPKVIPVWQECHRVLRSGGVLMAGFTNAMRFIFDDERKENGNLEVRYALPYSDLDHVDEEHIRATIRAGKPLEFGHTLEDQIGGQLRAGLLLTGLYEDRFGKPDNDPLSAFLDTFIATRAVKP